A stretch of Onychomys torridus chromosome 2, mOncTor1.1, whole genome shotgun sequence DNA encodes these proteins:
- the Dmac1 gene encoding distal membrane-arm assembly complex protein 1, which translates to MGSSLSEISELPGSSSTAAPANPPAKAAPDSLAQDSAFKNCWSCRLLSGSALMGAGAYVYLLARRPMKQGIPPTPGAIAQMVFGISIACWGVVVLADPRGKSHRVV; encoded by the exons ATGGGGTCCTCGTTGTCGGAGATTTCCGAGCTTCCCGGGTCTTCATCCACAGCTGCCCCCGCGAACCCACCTGCAAAAGCCGCGCCGGACTCCCTCGCACAGGACTCTGCCTTTAAAAACTGCTGGAGCTGTCGCTTGCTGTCTGGGTCTGCGCTCATGGGGGCGGGCGCCTACGTCTACCTGCTGGCCAGGAGGCCCATGAAACAGGGAATCCCGCCCACCCCAGGCGCCATAGCGCAGATGGTCTTCGGCATCA gtaTTGCCTGTTGGGGTGTAGTTGTCCTGGCAGACCCCAGAGGGAAGTCCCACCGAGTTGTTTGA